One region of Sulfurisphaera ohwakuensis genomic DNA includes:
- a CDS encoding IS607 family transposase, whose product MERLLRPKEACQLLGISYSTLLRWIREGKIRAVMTEGGKYRIPYSEVKKYLERREETRAVIYARVSSADQKEDLEKQINYLTNYATAKGYKVVEVLKDIASGLNTQRKGLLKLFKLVEGKSVDVVLITYKDRLTRFGFEYLEEFFSAIGVRIEVVLGEESKEATQELVEDLISIITSFAGKIYGMRSHKKTLFVQGVKNLIGELSGEDSKVEG is encoded by the coding sequence GTGGAGAGGCTATTAAGACCTAAGGAGGCTTGCCAACTACTCGGCATATCATACTCAACACTCCTACGATGGATTAGGGAAGGTAAAATAAGGGCAGTAATGACTGAGGGTGGGAAGTATAGGATACCCTACAGTGAGGTAAAGAAATACTTGGAGAGGAGGGAGGAAACTAGGGCAGTAATCTATGCTAGGGTCTCCTCGGCAGACCAAAAAGAAGATTTGGAGAAGCAAATAAACTACCTAACAAACTATGCAACAGCAAAGGGTTACAAAGTAGTTGAAGTCTTGAAGGACATTGCCAGCGGGCTGAACACCCAGAGGAAGGGACTACTAAAACTATTTAAACTAGTAGAAGGGAAGAGTGTGGACGTCGTACTAATAACATACAAGGATAGGCTAACACGTTTCGGCTTTGAGTACCTGGAGGAGTTCTTTTCAGCTATAGGAGTTAGGATAGAGGTAGTACTCGGTGAAGAATCCAAGGAAGCAACACAGGAACTTGTAGAAGACTTAATCTCAATCATAACCTCATTCGCTGGGAAGATCTACGGTATGAGGAGTCATAAGAAGACGTTATTTGTGCAAGGTGTAAAAAACCTGATAGGTGAATTAAGTGGAGAGGACAGTAAAGTTGAGGGTTAA
- a CDS encoding HEPN domain-containing protein, with protein MILPKFREYARAFLNIAKKDNIRAKRALELKDYPECFFYSQQSVEKSVKAMLEVKLIYKKEYDIIAEASNNLQDLGEDLDIILNALDYLSGAWNMSRYPFFNGNSVTTPEEFVTEEMCVQGIKYSDEVIRIAENYLRKYGII; from the coding sequence GTGATTCTACCAAAGTTCAGAGAATATGCTAGGGCTTTCTTAAATATAGCGAAAAAGGATAATATTAGGGCTAAGAGAGCTTTAGAACTTAAAGATTATCCGGAATGCTTCTTTTACTCTCAACAGTCTGTGGAAAAAAGTGTAAAAGCTATGTTAGAAGTAAAATTGATATATAAGAAAGAATATGATATTATAGCAGAAGCTTCAAACAATTTACAGGATCTTGGAGAAGATCTTGACATAATTTTGAATGCATTAGATTATCTTTCTGGTGCGTGGAACATGTCTAGATATCCATTCTTTAATGGAAATAGTGTAACCACTCCAGAAGAATTTGTTACCGAAGAGATGTGTGTACAAGGAATAAAATATTCTGATGAGGTGATTAGAATTGCAGAGAATTATCTTAGAAAATATGGAATTATTTAG
- a CDS encoding RNA-guided endonuclease InsQ/TnpB family protein — MERTVKLRVKVDYKTYNKLKEVEEEYSEVLHDAIEYGLTRKTTSFTRIKAGIYKEEREKHKDLPSHYIYTACEDASERLDSFEKMKGRGRAYTDRPIIRRVTVHLDDHLWKFSLDKISIATKRGRVYLSPLFPKIFWRYYNQGWRIASEARFKLLKGNVVELYIIFKKDEPKPYEPKVFIPIDLNENSVSVLVDGKPILLETNTKKITLGYEYRRRKITTGRSTKDRDVKRKLRKLREGDKKVDVRRKFAKLVVMEAFESGSAIVLEDLPRNTPEHMVKDVRDSQLRLRIYRSAFSSMKNAVVEKAREFGVPVILVNPSYTSSTCPVHGSKIVYQPDGGNAPRVGVCEIGKERWHRDVVALYNLLRRAGDVSPVPLGSKESHDPLTVKLGRWLRAKSLHQIMIEDKMIEMKV; from the coding sequence GTGGAGAGGACAGTAAAGTTGAGGGTTAAAGTAGACTACAAGACTTACAACAAGCTCAAGGAAGTTGAGGAAGAGTATAGTGAGGTATTACATGATGCTATAGAATACGGGCTAACAAGAAAAACTACATCCTTCACTAGGATTAAAGCTGGGATTTATAAAGAGGAAAGGGAGAAACACAAGGACTTACCATCGCACTACATTTACACTGCTTGCGAAGACGCAAGTGAGAGGTTAGATAGTTTTGAGAAGATGAAGGGGAGGGGTAGGGCTTACACTGACAGACCTATAATAAGGAGAGTGACTGTACATCTTGATGATCATTTATGGAAGTTTAGCCTTGATAAAATCTCGATAGCTACAAAACGAGGTAGGGTTTACCTATCTCCACTCTTCCCCAAAATATTTTGGAGGTATTACAATCAAGGTTGGAGGATTGCAAGTGAGGCTAGGTTTAAGCTATTGAAGGGTAACGTAGTAGAACTCTACATCATCTTTAAGAAGGACGAGCCTAAACCTTACGAGCCTAAAGTATTTATCCCAATTGATCTTAATGAGAATTCGGTCTCTGTATTAGTTGATGGAAAACCGATCCTTTTAGAGACTAACACCAAGAAAATCACCTTGGGCTATGAGTATAGGAGGAGGAAAATTACTACTGGGAGGTCAACTAAGGATAGGGATGTTAAGAGAAAATTGAGGAAGTTGAGGGAGGGGGATAAGAAGGTGGATGTTAGAAGGAAGTTTGCTAAGCTTGTTGTTATGGAGGCGTTTGAGAGTGGGAGTGCTATAGTTCTTGAGGACTTGCCGAGAAATACTCCAGAACACATGGTTAAGGACGTGAGGGACTCTCAACTTAGGTTGAGGATTTATCGTTCAGCGTTTTCTTCCATGAAGAATGCCGTTGTGGAGAAGGCTAGGGAATTCGGTGTTCCAGTAATTTTGGTTAATCCCTCTTACACTTCTTCAACTTGCCCAGTCCACGGGTCAAAAATCGTTTACCAACCCGATGGGGGCAATGCCCCAAGGGTTGGTGTTTGTGAGATTGGTAAAGAGAGGTGGCATAGGGATGTTGTAGCTTTGTATAACTTGCTGAGGAGGGCTGGAGATGTGAGCCCCGTGCCGTTGGGCTCTAAGGAGTCCCATGACCCACTTACCGTTAAGCTTGGTAGGTGGTTGAGGGCTAAGTCCCTACACCAGATCATGATTGAAGATAAAATGATTGAAATGAAGGTGTAG